One genomic region from Caloenas nicobarica isolate bCalNic1 chromosome 22, bCalNic1.hap1, whole genome shotgun sequence encodes:
- the MXRA8 gene encoding matrix remodeling-associated protein 8, giving the protein MEQLAKLLLWQILLQQSSVYSYSVPADASNPESVVVSVLNISATLGSQAVLPCKSYRMVWTQDRLNDRQRVVHWDVYSTYYGDNKVERLCDMYSVGDQRVYSSYNQGRIFMPQNAFTDGNFSLVIKGVAESDEGTYSCNLHHHYCHLYETVKIQLAITKKAEDAKQYWDGEKPVIVAPEGSTVMLPCVNRNHIWTERHSEEEQQVVHWDRQPPGVPHDRADRLIDLYASGERRSYGPLFIRQKMNITDTAFALGDFSLRISQLESADEGTYSCHLHHHYCGLHERRIYQVFVKEPVREKKVVNLTTHNIAPAIDPNIVRGHNVINVIIPESRVHFFQQLGYILATLLLFVILLIIVVFVTRKRRQRGYEYNVKKHGEKDVNLKEFTVDTTDLTQYKSEDIRLDYKNNILKEKAEQARSFPAKNIDLDKDFRKEYCK; this is encoded by the exons ATGGAGCAACTAGCAAAACTCCTTCTGTGGCAGATTTTGCTTCAGCAAA GTTCTGTTTATTCATATTCAG TCCCAGCCGATGCCTCAAACCCAGAGAGCGTTGTGGTGTCGGTGTTGAACATCAGCGCCACGCTGGGCTCGCAGGCCGTCCTGCCCTGCAAGAGCTACCGCATGGTGTGGACCCAGGACCGGCTGAACGACCGGCAGCGCGTGGTGCACTGGGACGTTTACAGCACCTACTACGGAGATAACAAGGTGGAGAGGTTGTGTGACATGTACTCGGTCGGAGACCAGCGCGTGTACAGCTCCTACAACCAAGGGAGGATATTCATGCCCCAGAATGCATTTACAGACGGCAACTTCTCCTTGGTGATCAAAG GTGTTGCAGAGAGTGACGAAGGCACATATTCCTGTAATCTTCACCATCACTACTGCCACTTATATGAAACTGTGAAAATCCAACTGGCGATCACCAAGAAAG CTGAGGATGCAAAGCAGTACTGGGACGGGGAAAAGCCCGTGATTGTCGCCCCGGAAGGCAGCACCGTGATGCTCCCCTGTGTGAACCGCAACCACATCTGGACTGAACGGCACAGCGAAGAGGAACAGCAAGTGGTCCACTGGGACAGGCAGCCCCCGGGGGTTCCTCACGACCGCGCCGACCGTCTCATAGATCTGTACGCCTCCGGCGAGCGCCGTTCTTACGGACCTCTCTTCATCCGTCAGAAGATGAACATCACCGACACAGCCTTTGCCCTGGGTGACTTTTCCCTGCGGATTTCACAGCTGGAAAGCGCAGATGAAGGCACTTACTCCTGCCACCTGCACCATCACTACTGTGGCCTGCACGAGCGCAGGATCTACCAAGTCTTCGTGAAGGAGCCAGTGAGAGAGAAGAAGGTGGTGAACCTCACAACTCACAACATTGCCCCAGCCATTG ATCCAAATATTGTCAGGGGCCACAACGTGATAAACGTGATCATCCCCGAGAGCCGGgtgcatttcttccagcagctgggctACATCCTGGCCACTCTGCTGCTCTTCGTCATCCTCCTCATCATCGTTGTCTTCGTCACCCGCAAGCGCCGGCAGAGAG GTTATGAATACAACGTGAAGAAACACGGAGA GAAGGATGTAAATCTTAAAGAATTTACAGTAGACACAACAGATCTGACTCAATACAAAAGTGAAGACATCAGACTGG ATTACAAAAACAACATCCTGAAGGAGAAGGCTGAGCAGGCCAGAAGCTTCCCAGCAAAGAACATCGACTTAGACAAAG ATTTCAGGAAGGAATATTGTAAATGA